In a genomic window of Gloeocapsopsis dulcis:
- a CDS encoding ChaB family protein, which translates to MRTVFSESAQDLYHAVYNCAIHWYGDTAKAHKIALSAVRMHSARTMSLLV; encoded by the coding sequence ATCCGTACGGTTTTTTCTGAAAGTGCTCAGGACTTATATCACGCTGTATATAACTGTGCAATTCATTGGTATGGGGATACTGCAAAAGCCCATAAGATTGCTTTGAGTGCTGTGAGAATGCACTCTGCTAGAACTATGAGCCTACTTGTTTAA
- a CDS encoding helix-turn-helix transcriptional regulator encodes MTGALLIKSMDEMIEETAINGNQPYRTENDIVLKYSKSIGKGYWQRTFLLDGISIDIENNQFLNHIISEEPECEVWPEIGFRLSGNRKLYTGEVMQGGQNFLHLSDVGCGGITEWAGNQRHLKVDINLTPEMWAMLIQQHSQYLSPHRQLPLFGAKNAPYYELRTTTPVMQSVLYQILNCPYRDFVREIYLQSKALELVALWLAQELEYRQVSPSTVKLSPEDIERIYYAKDILIANSHHPPTLLELSRRVAVNQRKLKQGFRQIFGTTVFGYLHDYRMEQAKQMLTEQQLTVAQVAHAVGYSHLSHFAAAFKKKFGVNPRAYRRKKIIISSTNY; translated from the coding sequence ATGACTGGTGCTCTATTAATCAAAAGTATGGATGAAATGATTGAAGAGACAGCTATCAACGGTAATCAGCCTTATCGAACTGAAAATGACATTGTTTTGAAATATTCAAAGTCCATCGGTAAAGGATATTGGCAGCGCACGTTCCTACTGGATGGTATTTCTATAGATATTGAAAATAATCAATTCCTCAACCATATTATCTCGGAGGAACCAGAATGCGAGGTATGGCCGGAAATAGGTTTTCGTCTGTCAGGAAACCGTAAATTATATACAGGTGAGGTGATGCAAGGTGGTCAAAACTTCTTGCACTTATCGGATGTTGGTTGCGGAGGGATAACAGAGTGGGCGGGTAATCAAAGACACCTGAAAGTTGATATTAACCTCACGCCGGAAATGTGGGCTATGCTGATTCAGCAACACTCACAATACTTATCTCCACACCGGCAACTTCCACTTTTTGGGGCTAAAAATGCACCCTATTATGAACTCCGAACCACCACACCTGTAATGCAGTCGGTGTTATACCAAATTCTTAACTGTCCCTACCGAGATTTTGTCCGAGAAATTTATCTCCAAAGTAAAGCACTGGAACTTGTGGCATTGTGGCTGGCGCAGGAACTAGAGTATCGACAGGTTAGCCCATCTACAGTCAAACTTTCCCCAGAAGATATAGAACGTATTTACTATGCCAAAGATATTCTCATTGCTAACTCACATCATCCGCCAACATTGCTAGAACTCTCACGTCGAGTTGCAGTAAATCAACGGAAACTGAAGCAGGGTTTTCGCCAGATATTTGGGACTACAGTTTTTGGCTACTTGCATGATTATCGCATGGAACAAGCTAAACAAATGTTGACAGAACAACAATTGACTGTTGCCCAAGTTGCTCATGCTGTTGGCTATTCTCACCTGAGTCACTTTGCTGCTGCTTTTAAAAAGAAATTTGGGGTAAATCCCCGCGCGTACCGAAGGAAAAAAATAATCATTTCTAGCACTAATTACTAA
- the hemL gene encoding glutamate-1-semialdehyde 2,1-aminomutase yields the protein MPGGVSSPVRAFKSVGGQPIVFERVKGAYIWDVDGNQYIDYVGTWGPAICGHAHPEVITALHAVLEKGTSFGAPCALENVLAEMVIDAVPSIEMVRFVNSGTEACMAVLRLMRAFTGRDKVIKFEGCYHGHADMFLVKAGSGVATLGLPDSPGVPKSTTSNTLTAPYNDLEAVKALFAENPNEIAGVILEPVVGNAGFITPDAGFLEGLRELTQEYGALLVFDEVMTGFRIAYGGAQERFNVTPDLTTLGKIIGGGLPVGAYGGRREIMSMIAPAGPVYQAGTLSGNPLAMTAGIKTLELLQKPGTYQYLDQITKKLSDGLLEIAKKTGHAACGGQISGMFGLFFTAGPVHNYEDAKHSDLDKFSRFHRGMLEHGIYLAPSQFEAGFTSVAHTEEDINKTLAAAEAVMSSL from the coding sequence ATGCCAGGGGGTGTAAGTTCACCAGTTCGAGCCTTTAAATCAGTCGGAGGACAGCCGATAGTATTTGAGCGGGTTAAAGGAGCTTACATTTGGGATGTTGATGGCAACCAATATATCGATTATGTAGGTACTTGGGGTCCTGCCATCTGTGGTCATGCGCATCCAGAAGTCATCACAGCGTTACACGCAGTATTGGAGAAAGGCACAAGTTTTGGAGCACCCTGTGCGCTAGAAAATGTGCTGGCTGAAATGGTCATTGATGCGGTTCCCAGCATTGAAATGGTAAGATTTGTTAACTCCGGCACTGAAGCTTGTATGGCAGTGCTGCGGTTAATGCGAGCTTTTACCGGACGTGACAAAGTCATCAAGTTTGAAGGCTGCTATCACGGTCATGCTGATATGTTTCTGGTCAAAGCTGGATCTGGAGTTGCCACTTTAGGTTTACCTGATTCCCCAGGAGTGCCCAAATCCACTACTAGCAACACTTTAACGGCACCTTACAATGACTTAGAAGCCGTCAAAGCCTTATTTGCCGAAAACCCCAATGAAATTGCTGGCGTTATCTTAGAGCCTGTTGTTGGCAATGCTGGTTTTATTACCCCAGATGCAGGTTTTCTTGAGGGTTTGCGCGAACTAACTCAAGAGTATGGCGCATTACTGGTATTTGACGAGGTCATGACTGGCTTTCGGATTGCTTACGGTGGCGCACAGGAAAGATTTAATGTGACTCCTGACTTGACTACTTTAGGTAAGATTATCGGTGGTGGTTTACCTGTAGGAGCCTACGGTGGTCGTCGAGAGATTATGTCAATGATCGCACCAGCAGGACCTGTATATCAAGCGGGAACGCTATCGGGAAATCCCCTAGCGATGACGGCAGGAATCAAAACCCTCGAACTCTTGCAAAAACCAGGGACATATCAGTACTTAGATCAAATCACCAAAAAACTGAGTGATGGGTTACTAGAAATTGCCAAGAAAACAGGTCATGCAGCCTGTGGTGGTCAAATTAGCGGTATGTTCGGCTTGTTCTTTACTGCTGGACCCGTCCATAATTATGAAGACGCCAAGCACTCAGATTTAGACAAGTTCAGCCGTTTTCACCGAGGAATGCTCGAACATGGCATTTATTTAGCACCATCTCAGTTTGAGGCAGGATTTACTTCTGTTGCCCACACTGAAGAGGATATTAACAAAACATTGGCTGCCGCCGAAGCGGTGATGTCGAGTCTCTAA
- a CDS encoding MDR family MFS transporter → MKFFPQQLPSWLPQLDPQVWILGFGRFLSEVGTGFTLFYAPIFFVNQVGFSATAVGFALGSASISGIFGRILGGSLSDSPKWGRRRTLLLSAAVAAIASLVLATTVTFPILILGNLLVGLGQGLYWPATEAVVADLTTPANRREAYALTRLADNLGLGTGIVFGGALVGATGVYRALFLIDATSFMVFFVVIYLAIKDYQPQGIASDLSAKSSWAVALSDRRLLVYVLVNIIFTTYTSQLHSTLPLFLRNFVSSGSTQGFTESTLSALFAWHMAIAILFQLPIARILKRFTHPHALIVSALIWAVGFSCVWFTGVTPVNQLFWAVVALGIFGLAIVSYTPSAAALVTELAPESQRGVYFSMSSLCWAVGYFIGPPLGGWALDQSPVFAYRYWLGLAASVLLTIAILHYLNQLVYKGSQKKQA, encoded by the coding sequence ATGAAGTTTTTTCCGCAACAGTTACCTTCGTGGTTGCCACAACTCGATCCACAAGTCTGGATTCTCGGTTTTGGTCGTTTTTTATCTGAAGTTGGTACAGGTTTTACGCTGTTTTATGCCCCGATTTTTTTTGTAAATCAGGTGGGCTTTTCGGCTACTGCGGTAGGTTTTGCTTTAGGGAGTGCTTCAATTTCTGGTATTTTTGGACGGATATTAGGTGGTTCATTGTCTGATTCCCCAAAGTGGGGACGCCGTCGTACTTTACTCCTTTCTGCTGCTGTTGCGGCGATCGCTTCTTTAGTCTTAGCAACAACAGTCACTTTCCCCATTTTAATTCTCGGTAACTTGCTTGTTGGACTAGGACAAGGCTTGTATTGGCCCGCAACTGAGGCGGTTGTTGCCGATTTAACAACACCTGCAAATCGGCGCGAAGCTTATGCTTTAACAAGACTTGCAGATAACTTGGGTTTGGGTACAGGAATTGTTTTTGGTGGCGCGCTGGTTGGTGCGACTGGGGTCTATCGCGCGCTATTTTTGATTGATGCAACGTCGTTTATGGTGTTCTTTGTCGTCATTTATTTAGCAATTAAAGATTACCAACCCCAGGGAATTGCCTCTGACTTATCTGCAAAAAGTAGTTGGGCTGTAGCACTGAGCGATCGCCGTCTTCTTGTTTATGTTCTGGTAAATATCATTTTCACAACTTATACCTCACAACTCCACAGCACGTTACCACTATTTTTGAGAAACTTTGTCTCTTCTGGCTCGACTCAGGGATTTACTGAATCAACCCTCAGTGCCTTGTTTGCTTGGCACATGGCGATCGCAATTTTGTTTCAACTACCGATTGCTCGCATTTTAAAGCGCTTTACACATCCCCATGCTCTCATTGTCTCTGCTTTGATTTGGGCAGTGGGTTTTAGCTGTGTATGGTTTACTGGTGTCACTCCTGTCAATCAATTATTTTGGGCTGTAGTTGCACTAGGTATATTTGGTTTAGCGATTGTTTCTTATACTCCCTCTGCTGCTGCTTTGGTAACAGAATTAGCTCCCGAATCCCAACGCGGAGTTTACTTTTCCATGAGTTCGCTGTGCTGGGCAGTCGGCTATTTTATTGGTCCACCATTAGGTGGTTGGGCTTTAGATCAATCGCCTGTTTTCGCCTACAGATACTGGCTTGGTTTAGCTGCTAGTGTTCTACTTACGATCGCAATTTTGCACTACCTCAACCAACTTGTCTACAAAGGCTCTCAGAAAAAACAAGCGTAA
- a CDS encoding TonB-dependent receptor, protein MQSASAEVVQPQSSVSQNITRRELREHPVNKAELLSQVPNSPTLVEVTGVQATPTDKGVEVILQTTQGQQLQITNRSADNNFIADIPNAQLRLPSGDGFIFRSENPTEGITEITVTNLDANTIRVTVAGEAGLPTVALFDSDEGLIFGFTPVVTSAQTPQLPAAEPESEIQTEQPSTPDQPIELVVIGQQDGYSVPNATTATRTDTPLRDIPQSIQAVPRQVLEDQQVIRASEALRNVSGVQRGNIVGGTSEVFNIRGFQQFGGNLRDGFNFRNNFSIAETANLDRIEVLKGPASVLYGNLDPGGVINYVTKQPLSEPFYAAGLQVGSFSLVRPTLDLSGPLNPERTVLYRLNAAYERGGNFRNFDTEVERFFISPVITWKIGDRTDLRLELEYSNDKRPYDRGLVAFGTGIADIPFDRVLGEPDDFSERTNLSTGYRLEHRFNDDWKIRNRFRYSFSDQTNNRREPGSLNETTGELSREFAEGEGTLRNYELQTDLVGNFATGSIQHTLLFGVDASWLTNRGGSRFEPAPSINIFNPVYGIAPRPSRDEFSDVFVLDFQTNTLGFFLQDQITLAENLKLLVGGRFDTIDQSSPSSQQQDQAFSPRVGIVYQPIEPISLYTSFSRSFQPNSGTRVDGSLLEPVRGTQYEVGVRGEFLNGRLTTNLAAYEITRSNLAVTDPDNPDFSIPSGEQRSRGVELDVTGEILPGWNLIASYTYTDARVTKDDNLQPGNLLDGVPFNSASLWSTYEIQTGDFQGLGFGLGLFYVGERQGDLNNSFQVPSYVRTDASIFYRRNNWRAGININNLFNVDYIEATGQRRNRVEGPGAPFTVRGTVSVEF, encoded by the coding sequence ATGCAATCTGCATCTGCTGAGGTAGTTCAGCCGCAATCAAGTGTTTCGCAAAATATTACACGTAGAGAATTACGTGAACATCCTGTAAATAAAGCTGAATTGCTGTCTCAAGTACCTAATTCCCCCACACTGGTGGAAGTAACAGGAGTGCAAGCTACTCCTACAGATAAAGGTGTGGAGGTAATTTTACAAACCACTCAAGGACAACAGTTACAAATCACCAATCGCAGTGCCGATAATAACTTTATCGCGGATATTCCTAATGCTCAATTGCGTTTACCCAGTGGTGATGGGTTCATATTCCGTTCCGAAAACCCAACTGAGGGGATTACTGAAATAACAGTAACAAATTTGGATGCAAATACTATCCGCGTGACTGTGGCGGGTGAGGCGGGATTACCCACTGTGGCGTTATTTGATAGTGATGAAGGTCTGATTTTTGGCTTCACACCAGTTGTAACTTCTGCCCAGACTCCACAATTACCAGCAGCAGAACCAGAAAGTGAAATTCAAACAGAACAACCATCAACTCCAGACCAGCCGATTGAATTGGTGGTGATAGGTCAGCAAGATGGATACAGTGTACCCAATGCTACAACTGCTACCAGGACGGATACACCCCTGCGTGACATTCCCCAATCAATTCAAGCAGTTCCCCGACAGGTATTAGAAGACCAACAGGTGATTCGTGCCTCCGAAGCATTGCGTAATGTCAGTGGTGTGCAGAGGGGAAATATAGTTGGCGGTACATCCGAGGTCTTTAACATTCGCGGATTTCAACAATTTGGAGGGAATCTCCGCGATGGCTTTAACTTTAGAAATAATTTCTCTATTGCAGAAACGGCAAATTTGGATCGAATCGAAGTCCTTAAAGGGCCAGCTTCTGTACTCTACGGAAATTTAGATCCTGGTGGTGTGATTAACTACGTTACAAAGCAACCCCTCTCAGAGCCTTTTTATGCTGCGGGATTGCAAGTTGGAAGTTTTAGTTTAGTGCGACCAACCCTTGATTTATCAGGTCCCTTAAACCCAGAGCGGACAGTGCTTTATCGCTTAAATGCGGCTTATGAGAGAGGCGGAAACTTTCGCAACTTTGACACGGAAGTTGAGAGATTTTTCATTTCACCTGTGATCACCTGGAAGATTGGCGATCGCACCGACCTCAGACTTGAATTAGAGTACTCAAACGATAAGCGTCCATATGATCGGGGATTAGTTGCTTTTGGTACAGGTATTGCTGATATTCCCTTTGATCGAGTTTTAGGTGAACCAGACGATTTCAGTGAAAGAACAAACTTGTCAACAGGATATCGATTAGAGCATCGTTTCAATGATGACTGGAAAATTCGCAATCGGTTTAGGTACTCTTTCTCTGACCAAACCAACAATCGGCGCGAACCGGGCAGTCTCAACGAAACTACTGGGGAACTAAGTAGAGAATTTGCTGAGGGTGAAGGGACATTAAGAAATTATGAATTGCAAACAGATCTAGTGGGAAATTTTGCTACAGGATCAATCCAGCACACCCTGCTATTTGGCGTTGATGCATCTTGGCTAACGAACAGGGGAGGATCTCGTTTTGAACCCGCTCCTAGCATTAATATCTTTAATCCTGTTTATGGAATCGCTCCCCGACCTAGTAGAGATGAATTTTCAGATGTATTCGTATTGGATTTTCAAACAAATACTCTTGGCTTTTTTCTGCAAGATCAAATTACACTAGCTGAAAACTTAAAACTGCTAGTAGGTGGACGCTTTGACACTATCGATCAAAGTTCTCCTTCTAGTCAACAACAAGACCAAGCCTTTAGTCCGCGAGTAGGCATTGTCTATCAACCGATTGAGCCAATCTCTCTATATACCAGTTTCAGTAGATCATTTCAACCTAACTCTGGAACCCGTGTAGATGGCTCACTGCTTGAACCAGTGCGCGGTACGCAGTATGAAGTTGGTGTCAGAGGCGAGTTTCTTAATGGTAGACTGACCACAAATCTAGCTGCTTATGAAATCACTAGGAGTAATCTTGCAGTTACTGATCCAGATAATCCAGATTTCTCCATTCCATCAGGAGAGCAAAGAAGCCGGGGTGTTGAGTTGGATGTTACAGGAGAAATTCTGCCGGGATGGAATTTGATTGCTTCCTACACTTACACCGATGCTAGAGTTACTAAAGATGACAATCTACAGCCGGGTAATTTGCTGGATGGTGTGCCATTTAACTCTGCCAGTTTGTGGTCAACTTATGAAATTCAAACAGGAGATTTCCAAGGCTTAGGATTTGGCTTGGGTTTATTTTATGTGGGTGAACGCCAAGGTGATTTGAATAACTCTTTTCAAGTTCCTAGTTATGTGCGTACTGATGCCAGTATATTTTATCGGCGAAATAACTGGCGGGCTGGTATTAACATTAATAACCTTTTCAATGTTGATTATATCGAAGCTACTGGTCAGCGCCGGAATCGCGTTGAAGGTCCTGGTGCGCCGTTTACAGTTAGAGGAACAGTGTCAGTGGAGTTTTAG
- the hisIE gene encoding bifunctional phosphoribosyl-AMP cyclohydrolase/phosphoribosyl-ATP diphosphatase HisIE, with protein MSIDKEILNEAIPVEKIHYDDRGLVPAVVQDYLDGTILMMAWMNRESLQKTMETGETWFWSRSRAELWHKGATSGHIQKVRSLRYDCDSDALLVSVEQVGDVACHTGERSCFHRMDGQVVPPPADTLSQLFAVICDRRDYPMEDSYTCKLLANGDNKILKKLGEETAEVVMACKDDDSDAIASEVADLLYHTLVALAHHKVELKDVYRQLQKRRR; from the coding sequence ATGTCTATTGATAAAGAAATATTAAATGAAGCTATACCTGTAGAAAAAATTCACTACGATGACCGAGGTTTAGTCCCCGCAGTTGTTCAAGATTATTTGGATGGAACCATCCTAATGATGGCTTGGATGAATCGCGAGTCATTACAAAAAACGATGGAAACTGGAGAAACCTGGTTTTGGAGTCGTTCTCGGGCAGAACTGTGGCACAAAGGAGCAACATCAGGACATATTCAGAAAGTGCGATCGCTGCGCTATGACTGTGATAGTGATGCCTTACTCGTTAGCGTTGAACAAGTTGGTGATGTTGCTTGTCACACTGGGGAACGCAGTTGTTTTCACCGCATGGATGGACAGGTGGTACCTCCTCCCGCAGATACTTTGTCGCAGCTTTTTGCTGTGATTTGCGATCGCCGCGATTATCCCATGGAAGATTCTTATACTTGTAAGCTTTTAGCTAACGGAGATAACAAAATCTTGAAAAAGCTAGGCGAGGAAACTGCTGAGGTTGTGATGGCTTGTAAAGATGATGACTCAGATGCGATCGCATCTGAAGTTGCTGATTTGCTTTATCACACACTTGTGGCTTTAGCGCATCACAAAGTTGAACTAAAAGACGTTTATCGCCAGCTGCAAAAACGCCGTCGTTGA
- a CDS encoding DUF4351 domain-containing protein: MTDELSRADNDSPWKEILEAYFPQAMQFFFPQTAALINWQRPHEFLDKEFQQIAREAKLGRRYADKLVKVWLLQGQELWLLIHVEIQAKAEDTFAQRMFSYNLRIFDRFAQAAISLAILCDSDSTWRPNQYSYSYPDSRLHFEFGIVKLLDYQNRWTELEASNNPFATVVMAHLKTKQTSKKLGERKNWKFSLIRRLYELGLLETDIRNLYRFIDWVMILPKGLEAEFWQELKQFEQERTMSYITTGERIGYERGKEEGKQEGEQTLVLRLLQRRVGELPQEVRGQIQTLSVEQLEALGEALLDFTAIEDLLNWLGEHPLA; encoded by the coding sequence ATGACTGATGAACTATCGAGAGCAGATAATGATAGTCCGTGGAAAGAGATTTTAGAAGCATACTTTCCGCAAGCAATGCAATTTTTCTTTCCCCAAACCGCAGCCTTAATTAATTGGCAACGTCCCCACGAATTTCTCGATAAAGAATTTCAACAAATCGCTAGAGAAGCTAAACTTGGTAGACGATATGCCGATAAATTAGTCAAAGTTTGGCTTCTTCAAGGACAAGAACTTTGGCTCTTAATTCATGTCGAAATCCAAGCCAAAGCCGAAGACACATTTGCACAGAGAATGTTTTCTTACAACCTGCGAATTTTTGACAGATTTGCTCAAGCTGCCATTAGTTTAGCCATTTTGTGTGATTCTGATTCTACATGGCGACCAAATCAATATAGTTATAGTTACCCTGATAGCAGACTTCACTTTGAATTTGGCATTGTCAAGCTTTTAGATTATCAAAATCGGTGGACAGAATTAGAAGCCAGCAATAATCCCTTTGCAACGGTAGTGATGGCGCATTTAAAGACAAAGCAAACCAGTAAAAAACTTGGAGAACGCAAAAATTGGAAATTTAGCTTAATTCGCCGATTGTATGAATTAGGCTTGTTAGAAACAGATATTCGTAATCTTTATCGATTTATTGATTGGGTTATGATTTTACCAAAAGGCTTGGAAGCAGAGTTTTGGCAAGAGCTTAAGCAATTTGAGCAGGAGCGGACTATGAGCTACATTACCACAGGCGAGCGCATTGGTTACGAGCGGGGAAAGGAAGAAGGAAAACAGGAAGGTGAGCAAACTTTGGTGCTACGGCTACTACAAAGACGGGTGGGAGAATTACCACAAGAGGTTAGGGGGCAGATTCAAACTCTTTCTGTAGAGCAATTAGAAGCATTGGGTGAAGCTTTATTAGATTTTACCGCTATTGAAGATTTACTGAACTGGTTGGGGGAACATCCCTTAGCTTAG
- the thiS gene encoding sulfur carrier protein ThiS, which yields MSDQITLEVNGETRTCAPDSQLPDVLHQLGYNPRLVAVEYNGEILHHQYWSETQVKQGDRLEVVTIVGGG from the coding sequence ATGTCTGATCAAATCACACTGGAAGTCAACGGCGAAACGCGTACCTGCGCGCCTGATTCTCAACTCCCAGACGTCCTGCACCAACTGGGCTACAACCCCCGCTTAGTTGCAGTAGAGTACAACGGTGAAATTCTCCACCATCAGTATTGGTCAGAAACTCAAGTCAAACAAGGCGATCGCCTAGAAGTCGTCACAATTGTGGGTGGCGGGTAG
- a CDS encoding DUF1517 domain-containing protein has product MLKKLLSAMKPLVKPLFIFGLVAALALGHSDAALAARSGGRIGGGSFRSAPSRPYSPPGGGGGGYYTPYPGGGFGFPFLLPFFGIGGFGSIFSILIFFAIANFLLQSFRRVGSGGESGSDTGYSSNPNVSIAELQVGLLAQARGLQEDLNRIAETADTNSPTGRAAVLQEASLALLRHPEYWAYAGSRNGQARLNAAEAEFNRLSLAERSKFSEETLSNVNNQLRGTDSRGVLPGVDQDNPTRLITEGPGEYIVVTLLAATLGNFQMPQINSAEDLRQALRVLGAVPSDRLLAIEVLWTPQVAGDTLSSDDLLAKYADLKMV; this is encoded by the coding sequence ATGCTCAAGAAACTGCTTTCAGCCATGAAACCGCTTGTAAAACCCCTATTTATCTTTGGGCTTGTTGCAGCCTTAGCGTTGGGTCACTCTGATGCAGCCTTGGCAGCACGAAGTGGAGGTCGCATCGGCGGCGGTTCATTCCGATCAGCGCCCAGCCGTCCTTATAGTCCCCCTGGTGGAGGTGGTGGAGGATACTATACTCCTTACCCAGGAGGTGGATTTGGTTTTCCCTTCTTACTTCCTTTCTTTGGAATCGGCGGTTTCGGCAGTATATTTTCAATCTTGATATTTTTTGCGATCGCCAACTTCCTGCTTCAATCCTTCCGTCGTGTTGGCAGTGGTGGCGAGTCAGGATCTGATACTGGATACAGCAGCAATCCTAATGTCTCGATTGCCGAGTTACAAGTAGGCTTGTTAGCGCAAGCACGCGGGTTGCAAGAAGATCTTAATCGCATTGCAGAAACTGCTGATACGAATTCTCCCACAGGTCGCGCAGCGGTTTTACAAGAAGCCAGCCTTGCACTATTACGCCATCCCGAATACTGGGCGTATGCTGGTAGTAGAAATGGTCAAGCACGGTTAAACGCAGCTGAAGCTGAATTTAATCGTCTATCCCTTGCCGAACGTAGTAAGTTCAGCGAAGAAACTCTTTCTAACGTCAACAATCAGCTTAGAGGTACGGATTCCAGAGGAGTTCTACCAGGAGTTGATCAAGATAACCCTACCCGCCTCATTACCGAAGGTCCTGGAGAGTATATCGTTGTTACTCTACTAGCTGCAACCTTAGGTAACTTCCAAATGCCGCAAATTAATAGTGCAGAGGATCTCCGTCAAGCATTACGAGTCCTTGGTGCTGTTCCTAGCGATCGCTTGCTGGCAATTGAAGTTTTGTGGACTCCCCAAGTAGCGGGTGATACCTTAAGCTCGGATGACCTGTTAGCAAAATATGCTGACTTAAAAATGGTTTAG
- a CDS encoding thiamine phosphate synthase: MVESHNQRGQVQPAVCRILDANLDRAREGLRIIEEWCRFGLNNAQLSEECKQLRQELATWHNPELRAARDTPGDPGTQLTHPQEQQRTDLKSLLQANFCRVEEALRVLEEYGKLYHAQMGSAFKQMRYRVYTLESQLLGYERQQRLRRSQLYLVTSPAKDLLSVVEAALAGGLTLVQYRDKNAEDGDRFSHAQQLCQLCHKYGALFLVNDRVDLALAVAADGVHLGQQDLPIKVARQLLGPHKIIGCSTTNAEEMQRAIQGGADYIGVGPVYETPTKVGKPAAGLEYVRYAAQHSPIPWFAIGGIDVNNINDVISAGAERVAVVRAIVEAEQPTLVAQYFISQLTRVHIRSNKPELSQSYV; the protein is encoded by the coding sequence ATGGTCGAATCACATAACCAAAGAGGACAAGTGCAACCAGCCGTTTGCCGAATTTTGGACGCAAATTTAGACCGCGCCCGTGAAGGATTGCGTATAATTGAAGAATGGTGTCGCTTTGGTTTGAATAATGCCCAGTTGAGTGAAGAATGTAAACAACTACGGCAAGAACTCGCAACTTGGCATAACCCAGAATTACGCGCAGCGCGAGATACACCTGGCGATCCTGGCACGCAACTGACACATCCACAAGAACAACAACGCACTGATTTAAAATCTTTGCTCCAAGCAAACTTTTGTCGTGTGGAAGAAGCCTTGCGAGTCTTAGAGGAATATGGCAAGCTTTATCATGCGCAGATGGGCAGTGCATTTAAGCAAATGCGGTATCGTGTTTACACACTAGAAAGCCAGTTACTCGGTTACGAACGTCAGCAGCGACTTAGGCGATCGCAGTTGTATCTTGTCACTTCTCCAGCAAAAGATTTGTTGTCGGTCGTAGAAGCTGCCTTAGCTGGAGGACTTACCTTAGTGCAATATCGAGACAAAAATGCTGAAGATGGTGATCGCTTCTCACACGCTCAGCAATTATGTCAATTGTGTCATAAGTACGGTGCCTTGTTTCTGGTGAACGATCGCGTAGACCTTGCCTTAGCAGTGGCAGCTGATGGCGTACATCTCGGACAACAAGATCTGCCCATTAAAGTAGCGCGGCAGCTATTAGGACCGCATAAAATCATCGGTTGCTCCACCACAAATGCAGAAGAAATGCAACGTGCAATTCAAGGTGGTGCTGATTATATTGGTGTAGGCCCTGTTTATGAAACACCAACCAAGGTAGGTAAGCCAGCTGCAGGATTAGAATATGTACGCTACGCAGCCCAGCATAGTCCGATTCCTTGGTTTGCCATCGGCGGCATCGACGTAAACAACATCAACGATGTCATCTCCGCAGGTGCTGAACGTGTAGCAGTCGTGAGAGCGATCGTGGAAGCTGAACAACCCACTTTAGTTGCTCAATATTTCATATCTCAACTTACTCGCGTCCACATCCGCAGCAATAAACCAGAACTGAGTCAGTCGTATGTCTGA